From a single Populus nigra chromosome 18, ddPopNigr1.1, whole genome shotgun sequence genomic region:
- the LOC133677958 gene encoding protein BASIC PENTACYSTEINE2-like, with product MDEDNSLNIRNWGYYEPTTVKGNLGLQLMAPTMPEKPFSGSRSAAIMTSMNEGFHHRDMGVSQHMFPMEHMRDPSIDKREKFHHVFTGNHDYDVVFPETSSANHMQMFQPPNSANDETLDQVEGAGVVEKENGPDKKKQRPKALKCLKAKKGKRGPQVPKPDGSTSAQQGKSAKKTVEIMINGISMDISLFPIPICSCTGTPQQCYRWGCGGWQSACCTTCISVHPLPMSMKRRGARIAGRKMSLGAFKKVIEKLAGEGYDFSNAIDLRTHWAKHGTNKFVTIK from the coding sequence ATGGATGAAGATAACAGTTTGAATATTCGTAATTGGGGTTACTATGAGCCAACAACTGTTAAAGGAAATCTGGGTCTTCAGCTCATGGCTCCAACAATGCCTGAGAAACCCTTTTCGGGTTCGCGCAGTGCTGCCATCATGACTAGTATGAATGAAGGTTTTCATCATAGGGATATGGGGGTTTCGCAGCACATGTTCCCTATGGAGCACATGAGGGATCCTTCAATTGACAAGAGAGAAAAGTTTCACCATGTATTCACTGGAAACCATGATTATGATGTGGTTTTTCCGGAAACATCTTCAGCTAATCATATGCAAATGTTTCAACCACCTAATTCGGCAAATGATGAAACACTGGACCAAGTTGAAGGTGCTGGTGTTGTTGAAAAGGAAAATGGTCCTGATAAGAAGAAGCAGCGTCCTAAAGCCTTGAAATGCCTTAAAGCAAAGAAGGGTAAGAGAGGCCCTCAAGTACCCAAGCCTGACGGTAGTACTTCTGCTCAACAAGGAAAGTCTGCCAAGAAAACTgttgaaattatgataaatgGGATCAGTATGGACATTTCATTATTTCCTATACCAATTTGCTCATGCACTGGCACCCCCCAACAATGCTATCGTTGGGGTTGTGGTGGGTGGCAATCAGCTTGTTGCACGACATGCATTTCTGTGCATCCCTTGCCTATGAGTATGAAACGACGTGGTGCAAGGATAGCAGGGAGAAAAATGAGTTTAGGAGCTTTTAAGAAGGTCATAGAGAAACTTGCTGGTGAAGGCTATGACTTCTCTAATGCAATTGATCTCAGAACACATTGGGCTAAACACGGTACAAACAAGTTTGTCACTATCAAGTAG